A genomic stretch from Aedes albopictus strain Foshan chromosome 2, AalbF5, whole genome shotgun sequence includes:
- the LOC115255463 gene encoding bridge-like lipid transfer protein family member 3B isoform X1, with amino-acid sequence MVSHHKTVILLQAFTALTLQDGERTQRTWFLFTIHAIFHIPCSPLSSDGTSTLRHSYFCLSFPCLLRSYTKNLSADKVNLSAFRGEGELSNLQLDENVLTDLLELPAWLRLTSAWCNHVSFRISWTKLKSTPITLTLDEVNITIETCEIARSGTPTAGFSSLSVPQGKYSFIHKVIDGITIVVNTVNVNLKSPAFTASVQMSRIRVESRTPKWLLGDLRVTRLKDPNRGLILIFKELSWQTVRIEASSTQDQSLTPLRLLTNQARCRITIKKKLSDCSIVASRLVLILDDLLWVLTDSQLKAALHFVDSLTGLIKASTNVVQRAKAQRKLETLPEYQAQLAQSSRIQDVQQLTAAQRHFNIYDVRETSYHFFSQRIDLHLCDDAGTGRSSHPNLKNGGALQISVQGFQIDYYPYHLAKADRSHWPKYKEATVPPALWLEQSLNTFRESILNMCQPNRIPSHPSLERTTNLGQQAQGSSQQTQRNPPSAGGTQTGTNTGINTPNTPGSQSASASPMKKHVLDNLAKLMCVCVIMKVEEFSIYRVTTSGNKQMPKEFITALSKRKKGDRDRYSLPPEMPTLHAEFTYFYYPGDFVFPLPPSKAFVHINPVQINFDLDSCLWFSSFVLNLHESLLRTNNVTSSLSSPSTPSSGAHSEPQPNLMYMDVKVEVIMPRVIFEASPGAPQQRDRPKEMHVQVARCALTNIREMGASRADLAQAISSLQEGSLVFGSGFPSKPGDLCIVTDRILSHIAATDVTASGQPLSPQMQSAFSNLTRYAMWSEPRDVWCMKLDPVWVDFYGARSVGPNRAIPFVDAVPVTIWLHGRSDIDMLPNDLVTTQQRTDPPESTNRPDSTASHESLILSVVGLKQSLLDLNNSNGNHQQQYRQESTDTSSSNRSSIYHPPLIGDNVKKKVSGLANENVNQFPPTTPNVPVDSAADATTMADLHVIAHVSNLVSVQIDHYQFLFLLRLAEELTELATFLSLDSKRILQAANVENSIIVGCVIPQVEVSLVMPSQTPGKESSGGDGESVLPDSASLGDDLLTNGSGWPNSMDQTRNSNIFSSTDCPSPIATEAPVEVQLHPIPNTHGHNVQIQSVPTTSSTSGVASAETPSSSSVAVIKPQQPQQQPAQSKSRSSGTDSASFSKEINSGLSSMKKGFSNFMTSIDSALKTNMSDDISDTLSVQSDLSSDSENYVILLGDSEKTADCMDVMFKLNPFNNDSNMKVAPIEVASEVCEDPYLTNMSSPSEPSEASSLRRRDLVSMVTFRLTTVEVIRQNVGNSSSIRLQVSAVSCDECGSIPWDEFQSGQHKSKTKFGARCRAWNVAPHNAEAPPCVAIRLEEILTLPADSLNITDKKSILSWFKRKLNVEVKNINLQLSMSTVVGLGDLAEDEVIPTPIPMEVMLENVKINLIEDRPPVNITSPGTLPINLAIGRMFITRDDAGVFYLQPMDKGDGAHPTLARRTEQDSRKERDREVLSLQLVMQQLKLDNENLRKQLISNEKTSETNKVKARQENEVLRTYLKAAQDDVSTLLEEKRTLMDTIRSLQNQLTTLSDVHMNATDGKR; translated from the exons ACGCTAGACGAAGTCAACATAACAATAGAAACATGTGAAATAGCACGTAGTGGAACCCCGACCGCGGGATTCTCCAGCTTGTCGGTACCCCAAGGAAAGTACAGTTTCATCCACAAAGTCATCGACGGCATAACGATAGTTGTAAACACGGTAAATGTGAACCTGAAGAGTCCCGCCTTCACGGCGTCGGTGCAGATGTCGCGAATACGAGTAGAATCACGCACACCCAAGTGGCTGCTTGGTGACCTTCGGGTCACTAGGCTCAAAGACCCCAATCGGGGTCTCATACTGATATTTAAGGAACTATCGTGGCAAACGGTTCGTATCGAAGCCAGCTCTACGCAAGATCAAAGTCTGACACCGTTGCGGTTGCTCACTAATCAAGCGCGCTGTAGAATAACTATTAAGAAGAAACTGTCCGATTGTAGTATAGTAGCTAGTAGATTGGTTCTAATTCTGGACGACTTGTTGTGGGTACTGACGGACTCGCAGCTGAAGGCAGCTCTCCACTTTGTAGATTCGTTAACGGGATTGATCAAAGCATCCACCAACGTGGTTCAAAGGGCTAAGGCCCAAAGAAAACTGGAAACTCTTCCAGAATATCAAGCGCAGCTGGCACAGTCTTCGCGAATACAGGACGTGCAACAACTGACGGCAGCTCAAAGGCATTTCAATATCTACGATGTTCGCGAAACTTCGTACCATTTCTTCAGTCAACGAATAGACTTGCATCTTTGCGATGATGCTGGTACCGGTCGATCTAGTCACCCCAATTTGAAAAACGGAGGAGCTCTGCAGATTTCTGTGCAAGGTTTCCAGATAGATTACTACCCATATCATCTGGCGAAAGCGGACCGTTCTCATTGGCCAAA ATACAAGGAAGCAACTGTTCCACCTGCTTTGTGGCTTGAACAATCTTTGAACACTTTCCGTGAATCGATACTTAATATGTGTCAACCTAATAGGATACCTTCACATCCCAGTTTGGAGAG AACAACAAATCTCGGGCAGCAAGCACAGGGCTCTAGTCAGCAAACACAACGAAATCCACCGTCCGCAGGAGGTACACAAACCGGAACGAATACCGGAATAAACACTCCCAATACGCCTGGGTCCCAGTCGGCGTCCGCCTCGCCGATGAAGAAGCATGTCCTGGACAACCTGGCCAAGCTGATGTGCGTATGTGTGATAATGAAGGTGGAGGAGTTCTCCATTTACCGTGTGACCACCTCTGGAAACAAACAAATGCCAAAGGAATTCATTACTG CACTGAGCAAAAGGAAAAAAG gtgacagagaCCGTTATTCGTTACCGCCGGAAATGCCCACTCTCCACGCGGAATTTACTTATTTTTACTATCCGGGTGATTTTGTGTTCCCAT TGCCTCCGTCGAAAGCATTCGTCCACATTAACCCAGTGCAAATTAATTTCGATTTGGACAGCTGCCTGTGGTTTAGTTCCTTCGTGCTTAATCTTCATGAAAGTCTCCTTCGGACAAATAATGTTACGAGTAGTTTGAGTTCTCCTTCCACTCCGTCCTCGGGAGCTCATTCCGAACCCCAGCCAAACCTGATGTACATGGACGTCAAAGTTGAAGTCATCATGCCTAGGGTTATATTTGAAGCATCACCAGGTGCTCCCCAGCAAAGAGATCGTCCCAAGGAAATGCACGTGCAAGTGGCACGATGTGCTTTGACAAACATCCGGGAGATGGGCGCTTCGCGCGCTGATTTAGCGCAAGCCATTTCTTCACTACAAGAAGGCAGTTTGGTGTTTGGATCGGGATTCCCATCGAAACCTGGAGATTTGTGCATCGTAACGGATAGGATTCTGTCGCACATTGCGGCTACTGATGTCACTGCTTCTGGGCAACCTCTGTCACCGCAAATGCAGTCAGCTTTTAGCAATCTTACCAGGTATGCCATGTGGAGTGAACCACGAGATGTTTGGTGCATGAAATTGGATCCAGTATGGGTGGATTTCTATGGGGCACGATCAGTTGGGCCAAATCGAGCAATACCGTTTGTTGATGCGGTCCCTGTTACAATTTGGCTGCATGGACGATCAGATATTGACATGTTACCTAACGATCTGGTAACGACTCAACAGCGAACGGATCCACCGGAGTCTACCAATCGTCCCGATTCGACAGCATCCCACGAAAGCCTAATTTTATCAGTTGTTGGACTCAAACAATCATTACTAGACTTAAACAATTCGAATGGCAATCACCAGCAACAATATCGCCAGGAGAGCACCGATACTAGTTCATCTAATCGTAGCTCCATATATCATCCACCGTTGATCGGTGATAATGTGAAAAAGAAAGTTTCCGGTTTAGCGaatgaaaatgttaaccaatTCCCGCCAACTACTCCCAACGTCCCTGTAGATAGTGCTGCAGATGCAACAACTATGGCTGATCTGCACGTGATAGCGCATGTTTCAAATTTAGTTAGTGTTCAAATTGATCATTACCAATTTTTGTTCCTTCTACGCTTGGCCGAGGAACTGACTGAACTAGCTACATTCCTGTCGTTAGATTCGAAACGAATCCTCCAAGCG GCAAACGTAGAGAACTCGATCATTGTTGGCTGTGTTATACCGCAAGTGGAAGTTTCGCTTGTGATGCCTTCGCAAACCCCAGGCAAAGAGTCGAGTGGTGGAGACGGGGAAAGCGTTCTACCCGATTCCGCTAGTTTAGGTGATGATCTTCTTACTAATG GTTCCGGTTGGCCAAACTCGATGGATCAAACCAGAAATTCTAACATCTTTAGCAGCACTGATTGTCCTTCGCCCATAGCCACTGAAGCACCGGTGGAAGTTCAACTTCATCCTATCCCAAACACTCACGG CCATAATGTTCAAATACAGAGCGTTCCGACGACTTCATCGACATCTGGGGTAGCCTCTGCCGaaacaccatcatcatcctcggtTGCAGTTATAAAACCTCAGCAACCACAGCAGCAGCCTGCCCAATCTAAAAGCCGCAGCTCAGGAACTGATTCCGCCTCCTTTTCCAAAGAGATCAACTCCGGGCTTAGTTCGATGAAGAAGGGCTTTTCGAACTTCATGACATCGATTGATTCGGCACTGAAAACCAACATGTCCGATGATATAAGCGACACGTTGTCGGTTCAGTCGGATCTCAGTTCCGATTCGGAGAATTACGTCATTTTGCTAGGTGATTCGGAAAAGACAGCCGACTGTATGGATGTGATGTTCAAGCTCAACCCATTCAACAACGATAGCAATATGAAGGTGGCACCGATCGAGGTGGCCAGCGAGGTTTGTGAGGATCCGTATCTGACGAATATGTCGTCGCCGTCCGAACCATCCGAAGCTAGTAGTCTGCGTCGGAGGGATCTAGTTTCGATGGTTACGTTTAG GTTAACAACTGTAGAAGTTATTCGTCAGAATGTGGGCAATTCCTCGTCTATCAGACTGCAGGTGTCCGCGGTTAGTTGTGATGAGTGCGGATCTATTCCATGGGATGAATTCCAG AGTGGGCAGCATAAGTCAAAG accaaatttggagcaagaTGTAGAGCATGGAACGTTGCACCACACAATGCGGAAGCTCCACCCTGCGTCGCGATCAGGTTAGAAGAAATTCTTACGCTACCGGCTGATTCGTTGAACATCACCGATAAGAAGTCCATCCTGAG TTGGTTCAAACGAAAGCTGAACGTGGAAGTGAAGAACATCAACCTCCAGCTATCGATGAGCACGGTCGTGGGTTTGGGGGACCTAGCCGAAGATGAGGTAATCCCAACTCCTATTCCCATGGAGGTTATGCTGGAGAATGTGAAAATCAATCTTATTGAGGATCGCCCACCGGTGAACATAACATCGCCCGGAACGCTTCCTATCAACCTGGCGATTGGTCGTATGTTTATTACTCGTGATGACGCTGGGGTATTTTATCTGCAACCTATGGACAAAGGAGACGGTGCCCATCCGACTTTGGCGCGGCGAACAGAACAGGATTCAAGGAAGGAGCGTGATCGAGAGGTGCTCTCATTGCAGCTGGTAATGCAACAGCTAAAGCTGGATAACGAAAACTTGCGGAAACAGTTGATCAGTAACGAGAAGACATCGGAAACGAATAA GGTAAAAGCCCGCCAGGAAAATGAAGTGCTCCGTACGTACCTGAAAGCGGCCCAGGATGACGTGAGCACCCTGTTGGAGGAGAAACGCACTCTGATGGATACCATCCGGTCGCTGCAGAACCAACTGACGACTCTGAGCGACGTGCACATGAATGCAACGGATGGTAAGAGATAG
- the LOC115255463 gene encoding bridge-like lipid transfer protein family member 3B isoform X2 — translation MVSHHKTVILLQAFTALTLQDGERTQRTWFLFTIHAIFHIPCSPLSSDGTSTLRHSYFCLSFPCLLRSYTKNLSADKVNLSAFRGEGELSNLQLDENVLTDLLELPAWLRLTSAWCNHVSFRISWTKLKSTPITLTLDEVNITIETCEIARSGTPTAGFSSLSVPQGKYSFIHKVIDGITIVVNTVNVNLKSPAFTASVQMSRIRVESRTPKWLLGDLRVTRLKDPNRGLILIFKELSWQTVRIEASSTQDQSLTPLRLLTNQARCRITIKKKLSDCSIVASRLVLILDDLLWVLTDSQLKAALHFVDSLTGLIKASTNVVQRAKAQRKLETLPEYQAQLAQSSRIQDVQQLTAAQRHFNIYDVRETSYHFFSQRIDLHLCDDAGTGRSSHPNLKNGGALQISVQGFQIDYYPYHLAKADRSHWPKYKEATVPPALWLEQSLNTFRESILNMCQPNRIPSHPSLERTTNLGQQAQGSSQQTQRNPPSAGGTQTGTNTGINTPNTPGSQSASASPMKKHVLDNLAKLMCVCVIMKVEEFSIYRVTTSGNKQMPKEFITALSKRKKGDRDRYSLPPEMPTLHAEFTYFYYPGDFVFPLPPSKAFVHINPVQINFDLDSCLWFSSFVLNLHESLLRTNNVTSSLSSPSTPSSGAHSEPQPNLMYMDVKVEVIMPRVIFEASPGAPQQRDRPKEMHVQVARCALTNIREMGASRADLAQAISSLQEGSLVFGSGFPSKPGDLCIVTDRILSHIAATDVTASGQPLSPQMQSAFSNLTRYAMWSEPRDVWCMKLDPVWVDFYGARSVGPNRAIPFVDAVPVTIWLHGRSDIDMLPNDLVTTQQRTDPPESTNRPDSTASHESLILSVVGLKQSLLDLNNSNGNHQQQYRQESTDTSSSNRSSIYHPPLIGDNVKKKVSGLANENVNQFPPTTPNVPVDSAADATTMADLHVIAHVSNLVSVQIDHYQFLFLLRLAEELTELATFLSLDSKRILQAANVENSIIVGCVIPQVEVSLVMPSQTPGKESSGGDGESVLPDSASLGSGWPNSMDQTRNSNIFSSTDCPSPIATEAPVEVQLHPIPNTHGHNVQIQSVPTTSSTSGVASAETPSSSSVAVIKPQQPQQQPAQSKSRSSGTDSASFSKEINSGLSSMKKGFSNFMTSIDSALKTNMSDDISDTLSVQSDLSSDSENYVILLGDSEKTADCMDVMFKLNPFNNDSNMKVAPIEVASEVCEDPYLTNMSSPSEPSEASSLRRRDLVSMVTFRLTTVEVIRQNVGNSSSIRLQVSAVSCDECGSIPWDEFQSGQHKSKTKFGARCRAWNVAPHNAEAPPCVAIRLEEILTLPADSLNITDKKSILSWFKRKLNVEVKNINLQLSMSTVVGLGDLAEDEVIPTPIPMEVMLENVKINLIEDRPPVNITSPGTLPINLAIGRMFITRDDAGVFYLQPMDKGDGAHPTLARRTEQDSRKERDREVLSLQLVMQQLKLDNENLRKQLISNEKTSETNKVKARQENEVLRTYLKAAQDDVSTLLEEKRTLMDTIRSLQNQLTTLSDVHMNATDGKR, via the exons ACGCTAGACGAAGTCAACATAACAATAGAAACATGTGAAATAGCACGTAGTGGAACCCCGACCGCGGGATTCTCCAGCTTGTCGGTACCCCAAGGAAAGTACAGTTTCATCCACAAAGTCATCGACGGCATAACGATAGTTGTAAACACGGTAAATGTGAACCTGAAGAGTCCCGCCTTCACGGCGTCGGTGCAGATGTCGCGAATACGAGTAGAATCACGCACACCCAAGTGGCTGCTTGGTGACCTTCGGGTCACTAGGCTCAAAGACCCCAATCGGGGTCTCATACTGATATTTAAGGAACTATCGTGGCAAACGGTTCGTATCGAAGCCAGCTCTACGCAAGATCAAAGTCTGACACCGTTGCGGTTGCTCACTAATCAAGCGCGCTGTAGAATAACTATTAAGAAGAAACTGTCCGATTGTAGTATAGTAGCTAGTAGATTGGTTCTAATTCTGGACGACTTGTTGTGGGTACTGACGGACTCGCAGCTGAAGGCAGCTCTCCACTTTGTAGATTCGTTAACGGGATTGATCAAAGCATCCACCAACGTGGTTCAAAGGGCTAAGGCCCAAAGAAAACTGGAAACTCTTCCAGAATATCAAGCGCAGCTGGCACAGTCTTCGCGAATACAGGACGTGCAACAACTGACGGCAGCTCAAAGGCATTTCAATATCTACGATGTTCGCGAAACTTCGTACCATTTCTTCAGTCAACGAATAGACTTGCATCTTTGCGATGATGCTGGTACCGGTCGATCTAGTCACCCCAATTTGAAAAACGGAGGAGCTCTGCAGATTTCTGTGCAAGGTTTCCAGATAGATTACTACCCATATCATCTGGCGAAAGCGGACCGTTCTCATTGGCCAAA ATACAAGGAAGCAACTGTTCCACCTGCTTTGTGGCTTGAACAATCTTTGAACACTTTCCGTGAATCGATACTTAATATGTGTCAACCTAATAGGATACCTTCACATCCCAGTTTGGAGAG AACAACAAATCTCGGGCAGCAAGCACAGGGCTCTAGTCAGCAAACACAACGAAATCCACCGTCCGCAGGAGGTACACAAACCGGAACGAATACCGGAATAAACACTCCCAATACGCCTGGGTCCCAGTCGGCGTCCGCCTCGCCGATGAAGAAGCATGTCCTGGACAACCTGGCCAAGCTGATGTGCGTATGTGTGATAATGAAGGTGGAGGAGTTCTCCATTTACCGTGTGACCACCTCTGGAAACAAACAAATGCCAAAGGAATTCATTACTG CACTGAGCAAAAGGAAAAAAG gtgacagagaCCGTTATTCGTTACCGCCGGAAATGCCCACTCTCCACGCGGAATTTACTTATTTTTACTATCCGGGTGATTTTGTGTTCCCAT TGCCTCCGTCGAAAGCATTCGTCCACATTAACCCAGTGCAAATTAATTTCGATTTGGACAGCTGCCTGTGGTTTAGTTCCTTCGTGCTTAATCTTCATGAAAGTCTCCTTCGGACAAATAATGTTACGAGTAGTTTGAGTTCTCCTTCCACTCCGTCCTCGGGAGCTCATTCCGAACCCCAGCCAAACCTGATGTACATGGACGTCAAAGTTGAAGTCATCATGCCTAGGGTTATATTTGAAGCATCACCAGGTGCTCCCCAGCAAAGAGATCGTCCCAAGGAAATGCACGTGCAAGTGGCACGATGTGCTTTGACAAACATCCGGGAGATGGGCGCTTCGCGCGCTGATTTAGCGCAAGCCATTTCTTCACTACAAGAAGGCAGTTTGGTGTTTGGATCGGGATTCCCATCGAAACCTGGAGATTTGTGCATCGTAACGGATAGGATTCTGTCGCACATTGCGGCTACTGATGTCACTGCTTCTGGGCAACCTCTGTCACCGCAAATGCAGTCAGCTTTTAGCAATCTTACCAGGTATGCCATGTGGAGTGAACCACGAGATGTTTGGTGCATGAAATTGGATCCAGTATGGGTGGATTTCTATGGGGCACGATCAGTTGGGCCAAATCGAGCAATACCGTTTGTTGATGCGGTCCCTGTTACAATTTGGCTGCATGGACGATCAGATATTGACATGTTACCTAACGATCTGGTAACGACTCAACAGCGAACGGATCCACCGGAGTCTACCAATCGTCCCGATTCGACAGCATCCCACGAAAGCCTAATTTTATCAGTTGTTGGACTCAAACAATCATTACTAGACTTAAACAATTCGAATGGCAATCACCAGCAACAATATCGCCAGGAGAGCACCGATACTAGTTCATCTAATCGTAGCTCCATATATCATCCACCGTTGATCGGTGATAATGTGAAAAAGAAAGTTTCCGGTTTAGCGaatgaaaatgttaaccaatTCCCGCCAACTACTCCCAACGTCCCTGTAGATAGTGCTGCAGATGCAACAACTATGGCTGATCTGCACGTGATAGCGCATGTTTCAAATTTAGTTAGTGTTCAAATTGATCATTACCAATTTTTGTTCCTTCTACGCTTGGCCGAGGAACTGACTGAACTAGCTACATTCCTGTCGTTAGATTCGAAACGAATCCTCCAAGCG GCAAACGTAGAGAACTCGATCATTGTTGGCTGTGTTATACCGCAAGTGGAAGTTTCGCTTGTGATGCCTTCGCAAACCCCAGGCAAAGAGTCGAGTGGTGGAGACGGGGAAAGCGTTCTACCCGATTCCGCTAGTTTAG GTTCCGGTTGGCCAAACTCGATGGATCAAACCAGAAATTCTAACATCTTTAGCAGCACTGATTGTCCTTCGCCCATAGCCACTGAAGCACCGGTGGAAGTTCAACTTCATCCTATCCCAAACACTCACGG CCATAATGTTCAAATACAGAGCGTTCCGACGACTTCATCGACATCTGGGGTAGCCTCTGCCGaaacaccatcatcatcctcggtTGCAGTTATAAAACCTCAGCAACCACAGCAGCAGCCTGCCCAATCTAAAAGCCGCAGCTCAGGAACTGATTCCGCCTCCTTTTCCAAAGAGATCAACTCCGGGCTTAGTTCGATGAAGAAGGGCTTTTCGAACTTCATGACATCGATTGATTCGGCACTGAAAACCAACATGTCCGATGATATAAGCGACACGTTGTCGGTTCAGTCGGATCTCAGTTCCGATTCGGAGAATTACGTCATTTTGCTAGGTGATTCGGAAAAGACAGCCGACTGTATGGATGTGATGTTCAAGCTCAACCCATTCAACAACGATAGCAATATGAAGGTGGCACCGATCGAGGTGGCCAGCGAGGTTTGTGAGGATCCGTATCTGACGAATATGTCGTCGCCGTCCGAACCATCCGAAGCTAGTAGTCTGCGTCGGAGGGATCTAGTTTCGATGGTTACGTTTAG GTTAACAACTGTAGAAGTTATTCGTCAGAATGTGGGCAATTCCTCGTCTATCAGACTGCAGGTGTCCGCGGTTAGTTGTGATGAGTGCGGATCTATTCCATGGGATGAATTCCAG AGTGGGCAGCATAAGTCAAAG accaaatttggagcaagaTGTAGAGCATGGAACGTTGCACCACACAATGCGGAAGCTCCACCCTGCGTCGCGATCAGGTTAGAAGAAATTCTTACGCTACCGGCTGATTCGTTGAACATCACCGATAAGAAGTCCATCCTGAG TTGGTTCAAACGAAAGCTGAACGTGGAAGTGAAGAACATCAACCTCCAGCTATCGATGAGCACGGTCGTGGGTTTGGGGGACCTAGCCGAAGATGAGGTAATCCCAACTCCTATTCCCATGGAGGTTATGCTGGAGAATGTGAAAATCAATCTTATTGAGGATCGCCCACCGGTGAACATAACATCGCCCGGAACGCTTCCTATCAACCTGGCGATTGGTCGTATGTTTATTACTCGTGATGACGCTGGGGTATTTTATCTGCAACCTATGGACAAAGGAGACGGTGCCCATCCGACTTTGGCGCGGCGAACAGAACAGGATTCAAGGAAGGAGCGTGATCGAGAGGTGCTCTCATTGCAGCTGGTAATGCAACAGCTAAAGCTGGATAACGAAAACTTGCGGAAACAGTTGATCAGTAACGAGAAGACATCGGAAACGAATAA GGTAAAAGCCCGCCAGGAAAATGAAGTGCTCCGTACGTACCTGAAAGCGGCCCAGGATGACGTGAGCACCCTGTTGGAGGAGAAACGCACTCTGATGGATACCATCCGGTCGCTGCAGAACCAACTGACGACTCTGAGCGACGTGCACATGAATGCAACGGATGGTAAGAGATAG